CTCGTCTTCCAAAAATGATTGCCAAAAGCGTAGCTTTATATAACGCCATATTAACTGATGCGCCGCTTGACGTACGTACAATCCTTCGATCCATGTCGTGCGCATACAGCGGCGCAAATACCATAACCCACCAGAGCAAAAGGGGAGACTTAGTGCTTGAGGCCAAGCAATACGTCAGACGCATTTGGCTTGCCTCAACATATCTACGCATAACATGTAAAGCGAATCGGCAGGAACCGAGGAGCACCGTCAGCTATAGATTGCATCATTGAtgtggcggcgccgtgcgaGGCCACTTGTACGCACGACCCTCTTGATAACTGCATTGAACTCCGCAGAGCTTTACGACATACTGCCGGAAACAGATTTCCGGCCGGCTTGAGGAATGGCCAGCGCTTTCAAAAATCGTCACTGTCACTTTGTCTCATAGCATGCGTCGTGATCGAATGTAGGTACAAACTATGAGGCATTTCCAATCAGAAGGATTCTGTAACTTTAATTGAAGGCTTCCGGCCCCGGAAGGTAAATTGAATCTCGATTCCACCACCAAGCCGTGACACTATATGTGCGTACATAACATAAGGCATAGGGTATGCTGTAACCGCGGCTGCGGCTACGGTCACTGGTACATGTTGAAGCTACGTGTACACGGCCCAATCAATAGGACAATCGGAGCCGCCTCTATCTCCGGAGCCAAGTTACTACGTATGGCTACAAAACATGGAATCTTCAATGCTTGATCATCATGTACGTATCTAATTCAACTGTGTGGAGATTCCGCGCTCCAACCCCCCTTTCCCTCAGCGCATCCTTCACGCATATAGCGCGGTGATCCTTCATTAGCCGCGCACGCACCTTCTCACGTTCGCCGCTCTCTCCTATTCGCAATGCGGCTCCTTCTCTGCATCGCCGGGATTGCAGCGCTGCCGGCACGTCTCCTCTCCTAGCGGCTGGTCGCCCACACACGAGTACAGGGTCCTTCGCGTGACGTCGCGACCGTTCTCGGACGCGCTTGGGATTTCATTTTCGTCATACCCTACTTGGGAGCAACGTTGGGAATATTCCTCTCTTCAGCTCCAGTTTCTTCGATCGGGTAACTAGCTGGCTTGTGCATGACTGACCTTGTTGCGAGACGAGCGTTTCGTAGCAGTACTTGGTGTTTTCCATGCAGGTGCCAACTGCGGCGGCCGAAGTCGCCCACAAGGCGGCTACTAGCAGCAGCGTCTTCATGTTGTTATGTCTTGTCCACGGCTTATGGGATTTGTCGATTATCACAAGATCGGTCTGACTTGATAGGAAACGGGGCCTCGGCTAGGTCGTTGCTCGATACATATATCCTTTGGCTGAATGCATGATGGTGCGTCTGCACGTGTCCAGTCTTTCGGCACCCGCCATGCTGCCCCTTGGTCGACGACACATCCTTCCCAACATTGGACGTGGGGGTTCTATCCCAATGACAGAGCGCTCTACATACACTTTACTTGGCCACGCATGGTGACATAACAACGTGCTATCAGCAAGCTGTTCCTGTCTGGTGCCGCGACAAAAGGCGCTGAATCGGCCCGACGAGATCAAGCATCGCATCGGTGAGTTTGAGTTGTTCCTTCCGCTTCAGCTCACTTGAAATTGCTGAAATGGTTAAAAACGGCTCAtgggggaggaagagaggaTATGGCCCCCACCAGATGCCAAGAAACGCGCTCTCAGAGACATACCGAAGACACCGTCAACGCCAAGGGCTGAAATCGAAGAAACAGGAGGATTCGATGGCGTACGTGATAAGGAAGAGGGAACTCTCAATGACCTGATGTACTTCTTCTATGGCAGTTGGTTGCATATATCTCGCATGCTGTATACTATACGCGCTGTCATTAGTCTATCCAGTCGGAACCTCACGGTCATGCCAAGCATCTACGTCCACATGTACAACCAAGTAAATTCAAACCTTAGATTGCATGTATATATGATTGCATGTATGGATATTTCGTCTCAGCGTGCACCGTGTGCATGCTGAGACTTATCTGCCCTCGCTTTGCAGCCGCCATCAATGCCTCGTCTGGTGCGATTCTCGGCGTGAGCCCCTTAATGTGATCCTTCATCTCACATTTACGACACATGCACTCGGAGGGATTCAGTGTCCACGCGCTTCCTCCCCCCACCCTTACCGCCCTCCCTTCCGGTTGTTTCGTAAGTTAACGTCATGCTTGCCACGAACCGCCAATAACTGCGCAAGTTCCCGGCTAGAGCGCGCGGCTGGTTTTCTGCCCGTGTTTAGTCTCCAAGCCCATGCATGTACTTATGTTGCGGCAAAGCTCGCGTTAGCTGCGCTGTGTAACTGGAAACGACGCCAACGTTGTAGGTCGAGAGAGGTTAATCGAGTCGTTTCGAGATGGCCATCTCCGGTCTCCTTCTACTGTTGTATTGcctcgccaccgcggccgccgccgccgggacggATCGCCATGTCGTTGGCAATGAACCGCTCTTGAGTACCCAGCGCGAAGGAGATCTATCTCTGCGACTAAAAGATTTCAAGAAATCTATGGAAAGATCCATCCGGATAGATCCCGAGAATGCGCCCTACTTTCTCAGCGATGCGAACAATACATGGCACGGACCGTGCTTCAGCCAGTTGTGGACATGGACTTCCCCGACCTACCTGTTCCGCAATCACCTCGACCCTTACGCCGTCATGACCAGGAGCGCCTGGTTCACGGTCAACGTCGAGTCAAGGGACACAGCGGGAATACGAGAAGTCATGATGACCATGTCCAAGTCCCACTCTGTCACCAAGTCAACTACCGACGGATGGAGCGCCTCTGCCGCGCTCACCTTCAACCCGCTTGGACGTAtgggcggcatcatcggctACAGCCAGGATTCTTCAACGACGGAATCGCATACATACACGACCGAGCACCAGCGCACCTACAAATGCCCCCCGTTCCACCATTGCCAGATACAGACCTTGACCTGGCACATGACAGTCAGGGGCTTTTGCTACCGGGAGCCCATTATCGATTACGACGGGCCCATCTCTATATGCGAGAGACCGTTTCCTAGCTGCATCTGGTTTCGTGTATTTGCCATGCAAAATTGCCGCATACGGATGGACCGGTCGCCCTGCTCCTTCGACACGCCGATCATGGCACCCGACGGGAATCCTTTGTCTGAGGTACGCCTGGTGGAGACACCGCTCCCGGTCAGGTTCAAGGGCTGGTCGCCCGACTGCGACATCGCCATCTTGGAGGACGGCAGTTTCTGGAAACCAGAGGGATTGTACTTTCATCCCGATGCCGAAGCTTGGTACCAAAGCTCGATAGTACCGGCAAACGTACCCAAATGTGTGCCAAAACAGTCGGCCTCAGATGATGAGCCGCGAAACAACACAACAAGTGATAAGGAATGAAAAATATGGCTAGCTATGGCGATTGTCCGGCACCAGTGAGGTTGAGGGACCGTTCCTACTTGCGTCATGGTCTGTACGGCCATGTGGCTGGCCATTGAATTTGGGCTTGACCAATTCTATCGCCGCCAATGTACATGCATAATACAAAGAGGCCGAGTTCGTACAAATGACCAACAGTCGGATGGAGTCATGGCCTGCCGGTATTCCGCTGCTCTCACCAGCGCCATAGAGTTAGTACTTACACCAGACCCCAGGACAAAAATATTCGTCCGTTGTCTACCGGACCAATAGACCGGAGGTGCTAGACCTTGAAGATTAAGGTAGGGCCGCGGGCCCGACTACATGTAGGCAGTTGCCAGTCTAAGATCCTCCGCGAACAGCATTCCGTTCCGGGGCAAAGAACCGAACGCACATGGCATGGCACCCTGACATCCTCCGGCGATCATACTAGCTCCTTTCCGCTACTCAATGCCGAGTCTTATCGTCACGCCGCATCTGCGTGCCCTTGTTTGAGCCTGTCGGTGTTAGATTTGAGAGACCCGCCCCTGTCAGCGCTGGTATGAATGATTCCGTTCCTTGTGGCAGTGAATAGAGGTATGGTACGGACTGGACTGTTGACATAACATTTACGCAAGAAGAGCGGCCTAAGTACACACAAAGTCTAAGGATGTTTTCCTAGTACTCAAGGCACGAAAGCCAAAACAGAGACGATATTTGGTGATGACGTTATGCTGAACGCGGTCCATCAATGCCagggcgctgctgccagaGACATGGAGACTCGACAGCGAGACAGCACAAATATGGCAGTGAAGCAGTTACAATCATGATCTAAACAAACCGCAGTTTCTCCCAACACCCCCACTACCCGCAAGAAAGATTGTGTCCTACCAAAGATATGATCAATGTCCTACCAAAGACAGCCATCGGCGCCCAAACTATCACTCAGCGGTCTCCATGACCCCCTCCCTGGCTGACCACTTTCCACTACGGGAAGTCGCCGCTGGACATCGACGGACTTTTGGGCTGGAGCCTGCAGAGGCACACCGCTGCGGGGTTTGCGCATCAGGCTCGGGCCGGTAGCCTGCGGGGTGTTCGCCTGCGGCAGGCTTCTCCCTGATAAGACAGTGAGATCGACTTGCTGCGACGCTGCAGACCAGCCTCGGGATGCTTCCCTCCCACATCTTCGCCAAGCCAACGTCAATGACGACCGGTTGACTTTCCAAGGCAGGTTGTCAGCCCTACATGGAGTGGCCAACATAGCTTGACAGCGCAGCCCACCAAATGTATCTTGGATATGCCGGCAAGGCCGGCTTCTGTCTGGTGTATCGTAGCGTCTATTTCCTACTTAGTACTTCACTTGAAGACGGAGGCACTGCCGCTGTCCGGTTCATGTGCTTTTGTATAGCCGCACTGCTTATTACAGAGCCAGAATGGGCCGTGAACCGGTGGAGGAGCACGCGGTGTCACGGTTGCAAGTCACAACGAACCCTCACAGTATGAAGACTGCGGGTACATCGCCTCCGATAGGATGACGGCCGTTGAAGCGAGACAGCTTATCTGTAGCGAGCCGCTCAGCTTGCATCATTTGTGGAACGAGCCAGAGCCAACAGCGACGCTCACCCAGCAGCATGAAGCACACACACCAAATGGGGTAGAGTGCTCCGCGACCCTGGCGAAAATACTCTGCAAAACCAACCTGGGCCTTTTTCTCGGGGCGGCTCCGCCGCAGGGATGGAACGCTCATCCTCGAGTCCGGACATGTGGCGTAGGATCGAGTGCTACGTACCACGCGCAAGTAGCGTTGCATCGCCCAGATCCCCGTCGTAATTCCGGTAGAGGGACTTGCGGTACCTCTCAACGACTTGTTGAGACACGTTGGCTGGTCTTCACTTCAACAGTGCTAGAGCACAgagtcgtcgtccgagtcctTCGACTCGCCAGACGACGTTGAATCTCCACAACCAATGGTGCGCAGTTGACTCCGGCGGAAGCAGCGCTTCAATTGCAGGATATCACGTCTGTAGGTTAAACCATTTCACCCACAGCACAATGGCAAAGACGATACTCATAACGGGTTgttcggcgggcgggatcGGTGCCGCCCTAGCAcaggccctggccgaccAAGGTCATcacatcatcgccaccgcccgcaGTCCATCCAAGATACCCCTCGAGCTCCGCTCCCTTTCCAATGTCATAACGCTGGCTCTCGATGTTTCGTCAACAGAATCTGTCATACACGCCGCCAAAACGGTGAGTGAGGCGGGCAAGGGGTTAGATGTGCTCGTCAATAATGCTGGCGTGGGTTACACGATGCCTATCCTAGACGTGGACGTGGAGCAGGCGGAGCGTCTATATGAAGCGAATGTATGGGGACCAGTGCGGACAATACAAGCTTTTGCGGATCTTCTTATTGCGAGTGAGggccgcatcgtcaacaTGAGCAGCGTTGGGGCGGTGGTCAATACACCTTGGATCGGTGAGAACGCCATGGACCCCGTCCAGAGGCCCACGTGTTGATTGTGCGACTGCAGCCTCTTATGCGTCGTCCAAGCCTGCGCTCAATAGCATATCAGAGACATtgcgcctcgagcttggcCCTCTCGGCGTCAGCATGACAACTGTGTATCTGGGGACAGTCGCGACGTCCTTTCACGCGAATGAACCAGCACCAGAGCTTCCACCGGGATCGCGTTACACGAGCATCCTCGACACAATAACGAAATGGGCGAAGGGAGAATCTGGTCCCAAGGCCGGTTCCATGAAGGACCTGGTTGACTCTGTTTTTCCTGATATTCTGGGTGAAAAAGGTGGTATTGTATGGAGGGGTCCAAACAGCGGCGCTGTTAGATTTCTCTCCCGATGGATGCCCATGTAGCTGCTGGTGAGCGGTTCCCTCTGTTGTCAAGTTCAGTTTCGCTCTAATCTCTAACGCCGTTCACAGGACAGCATGATGTCCAACGGTCAGGGCTTAGATGAACTGACCAAAAACATCAAGCACAAGGGTGATTAGATCTCAGGCGCAGATGCATCAGCATCAACTTGTGCAGTCGAGGGTCGGCTTGGGAATGTAAATGGATACATTTTAGAAGATGACGCCTACTCCGGAACCTTAATTTCTCCGGGAACTTTTGTCGTGAACAGCCCATGCGGATCGACTGTCGCTCTCACCTTCTTCAGTCTCTTTACACCTTCCTCCTCATAGCTCGCAAGACCCAATAGAAGGATTCGGGTCAGATAATGGTGCGATTGCGTAAGACGGCACAGCAGTTTGATCCGAAAGCGCGATTCCAGACTCTCACGCCGAGTGGATATTGTTGCATCAGAGGCGTTTCATTCTTTTGTCGCTTTATTACTCCAACAAATGAACATTGAATACACCGCACGTCTTACATAACCCTATTCCATATATTTATTTTCATTTTAATTCTCCCAGAGCTATGTTTGTCTGCCGTCACTGTCTGGCTGTCTATGTTGAGATCATATATTGATATCGATCGGAAATATCTTGTCGAAGTAATGCACACAGTGGAACGTGGAAAGAAGAGTCTCGGAACAAATCTTGGCCTTTCAAGAGAAGAAACATAGGCTAAACGAGATTATTTATTAATCACTATTAGGGCGTCTCTTGCTCTCACGTTGACTATGTCAGCCCGGAGCATTTGACATGTGTCATGGCCAGCAACATGAACCCGCCATCCCTGACCACGAAAGTCATGAGCGTAGTACAACATTGAAGTATGGGCCACTCTGCCAATAGCATGCTCTCGCTTCTTTTGTCTCAATATTGAGACAAACTATGACAGCCCAGCCATGCACGCCCTTCTGCTTCGGGACCAGTTGGGGGCACTTGAATTGGAAGAGAGTGTACTCCATAGGTCCAGTTGTGGCAACACATCACGTCACGAGGAACAGATCGGACCCGGACTTGTGTTGAACAGCCGAACTATTACGCAATATCTATTGCAGATTGAAGCtccgtacgaagtagctTCCATTTGATTTGTGATACATCGATCGGCCCCCTGTAcgttgcagcagctgcatcaTGAAGCACATGCAATGCGACACACAAGGAAAGCAGTGCCATGGGCATGTACTTTTAAAGGCCAAGCCCCCGCAGGCGCGGTTGCACAGACTGCAATCTTTTCCATTTGAGAATCTTCAATACTGTTCATCATGCTGTCCCAGAGTGGAATGCAAATCGGGGTTGCCCTTGTAGGGCTCATCGTTATCAGCGTGGCCTGGGAACTTCTTTCCTCGCCATTGCGGGCATTTCCTGGGCCATTTATTGCCAAGTTCACCAACGCCTGGAGGCTCTTCTTGACTTCACAGTGGCATTTTGACAAACACGCCCGGAAATGGCACCGAAAATGGGGACCCGCAGTGCGCATTGGCCCGAACGCCATCTCTATCAGCGACCCTTCCATGATCAAGGTTATCTACACAGCACGAGCTCCTTGGGAAAAGGTAAT
Above is a genomic segment from Purpureocillium takamizusanense chromosome 2, complete sequence containing:
- a CDS encoding uncharacterized protein (EggNog:ENOG503P241~COG:Q) — its product is MAKTILITGCSAGGIGAALAQALADQGHHIIATARSPSKIPLELRSLSNVITLALDVSSTESVIHAAKTVSEAGKGLDVLVNNAGVGYTMPILDVDVEQAERLYEANVWGPVRTIQAFADLLIASEGRIVNMSSVGAVVNTPWIASYASSKPALNSISETLRLELGPLGVSMTTVYLGTVATSFHANEPAPELPPGSRYTSILDTITKWAKGESGPKAGSMKDLVDSVFPDILGEKGGIVWRGPNSGAVRFLSRWMPM
- a CDS encoding uncharacterized protein (EggNog:ENOG503PUHU~SECRETED:SignalP(1-19~SECRETED:cutsite=AAA-AG~SECRETED:prob=0.3607)), with protein sequence MAISGLLLLLYCLATAAAAAGTDRHVVGNEPLLSTQREGDLSLRLKDFKKSMERSIRIDPENAPYFLSDANNTWHGPCFSQLWTWTSPTYLFRNHLDPYAVMTRSAWFTVNVESRDTAGIREVMMTMSKSHSVTKSTTDGWSASAALTFNPLGRMGGIIGYSQDSSTTESHTYTTEHQRTYKCPPFHHCQIQTLTWHMTVRGFCYREPIIDYDGPISICERPFPSCIWFRVFAMQNCRIRMDRSPCSFDTPIMAPDGNPLSEVRLVETPLPVRFKGWSPDCDIAILEDGSFWKPEGLYFHPDAEAWYQSSIVPANVPKCVPKQSASDDEPRNNTTSDKE